A window of Caretta caretta isolate rCarCar2 chromosome 11, rCarCar1.hap1, whole genome shotgun sequence contains these coding sequences:
- the LOC125645057 gene encoding testis-specific serine/threonine-protein kinase 6-like, translating into MSQGDKLLSTLGYKLGQTLGEGSYSKVRVATSAKYKGLLAIKVVDRHRAPPDFVNRFLPRELSILRLIRHPHIVQIFEFIEVCNGKLYIVMEAASTDLLQLVQRLGRISCVPEARDIFGQIVSAVRYLHDRNLVHRDLKCENVLLTSDGRRAKLTDFGFGKEAHGYPDLSTTYCGSSAYASPEVLLGIPYDAKKYDIWSLGVVLYVMVTGCMPFDDTHIHSMPRRQKKGVLYPDGLPPLPEPCKTLIAQLLQFSPASRPGVGQVAKNSWLKGEV; encoded by the coding sequence ATGTCCCAAGGGGACAAGCTCCTGAGTACTCTGGGCTACAAGCTAGGCCAGACCCTGGGTGAGGGCAGTTACTCCAAGGTGAGGGTGGCCACCTCAGCCAAGTACAAGGGCCTGCTAGCCATCAAGGTAGTGGATCGGCACCGGGCACCGCCCGACTTTGTAAACAGGTTTCTGCCACGGGAGCTCTCCATCCTGCGGCTGATCCGGCATCCTCACATTGTACAGATCTTTGAGTTCATCGAGGTCTGCAATGGGAAACTCTACATCGTGATGGAAGCAGCGTCCACTGATCTGCTCCAGCTGGTGCAGCGACTGGGGAGAATTTCTTGTGTCCCTGAGGCCCGGGACATCTTTGGACAGATTGTGAGTGCCGTGCGCTACCTTCATGACCGGAACCTGGTGCACCGGGACCTCAAGTGTGAGAACGTCTTGCTCACCTCTGATGGCCGCCGGGCAAAGCTCACTGACTTTGGCTTTGGCAAGGAGGCACATGGCTACCCAGATCTGAGCACCACCTACTGTGGATCAAGTGCCTATGCCTCCCCTGAGGTGCTGCTGGGCATTCCCTACGACGCCAAGAAGTACGACATATGGAGCTTGGGCGTGGTGCTCTATGTGATGGTGACCGGCTGCATGCCCTTTGATGATACCCACATCCACAGCATGCCCCGCCGCCAGAAGAAGGGGGTCCTCTACCCTGATGgtcttccccctctgcctgagccctgcaaaaCCCTCATTGCCCAGCTGCTCCAGTTCAGTCCAGCTTCCCGGCCTGGGGTGGGACAAGTAGccaagaacagctggctgaaagGGGAAGTCTAA
- the NABP1 gene encoding SOSS complex subunit B2, with protein sequence MSMANDTYHFIQDIKPGLKNLNVVFIVLEIGRVTKTKDGHEVRSCKVADKTGSITISVWDEIGSLIQPGDIIRLTKGYASLWKGCLTLYTGRGGELQKIGEFCMVYSEVPNFSEPSSDHLGQHNKLAQGEQNNSSSSSNLGTYTFGPVGNGLQTGPESSGFPLAYNHAHSYAGTGRANGRGPVNPPIPASNNIQPLLTAVNNGRDPRRAFKR encoded by the exons ATGAGCATGGCAAACGACACATACCACTTTATACAAGACATAAAACCCGGACTGAAAAACTTAAATGTCGTCTTTATTGTGCTGGAAATCG GACGAGTTACCAAAACCAAAGATGGACATGAGGTGAGATCCTGTAAAGTAGCAGACAAAACTGGCAGCATCACAATTTCAGTGTGGGATGAAATCGGAAGTCTCATACAGCCAGGGGACATTATTCGATTGACCAAAGG GTATGCGTCTCTGTGGAAAGGATGTCTGACGCTTTACACAGGAAGAGGAGGCGAGCTACAGAAAATTGGGGA GTTTTGTATGGTATACTCGGAAGTGCCAAACTTCAGTGAGCCCAGCTCAGACCACCTTGGGCAGCACAACAAGCTG GCACAGGGTGAACAGAATAATAGTTCTTCATCAAGTAATTTGGGTACTTATACTTTCGGGCCAGTGG GAAATGGTTTGCAAACGGGACCTGAATCCAGTGGATTCCCATTGGCCTACAATCATGCCCACTCCTATGCAGGCACTGGGAGAGCCAATGGACGAGGACCTGTAAATCCACCAATCCCAGCATCTAATAATATTCAGCCCCTTCTAACCGCAGTAAATAATGGGAGGGACCCACGCAGAGCCTTTAAAAGATGA